One genomic window of Carassius auratus strain Wakin chromosome 14, ASM336829v1, whole genome shotgun sequence includes the following:
- the LOC113113706 gene encoding cysteine-rich protein 2-like translates to MTSICPRCDETVFFAEKVSSLGKNWHRFCLKCERCSKILSPGSHAEHDGLPYCHKPCYGTLFGPKGVNIGGAGSYIYDTPPQTPVNKSCNSPSDGSPTTPWTNSQISYNQRKASTAPTRMFAGETCLCPGCGKAVYFAEKVMSLGRDWHRPCLRCVRCKKTLTPGGHAEHEGSPYCHVPCYGYLFGPKGVNIGKVGCYIYEKENAENEMPSEH, encoded by the exons CTGAGAAAGTGAGCTCTTTGGGGAAAAACTGGCACCGTTTCTGTCTGAAATGTGAACGATGTAGTAAGATTCTGTCTCCTGGAAGCCATGCGGAG catGATGGATTGCCTTACTGTCATAAGCCCTGCTATGGAACCCTCTTTGGACCAAAAG GTGTAAATATTGGAGGGGCAGGATCTTACATATATGACACACCTCCTCAAACGCCGGTCAACAAATCATGTAACAGCCCTTCAGACGGATCGCCCACCACACCTTGGACCAACTCACAGATCAGCTATAATCAACGTAAAG CTTCCACTGCACCTACACGAATGTTTGCCGGAGAGACTTGTCTGTGTCCTGGCTGTGGAAAGGCCGTTTATTTCG CTGAGAAGGTGATGTCACTGGGTCGCGACTGGCACAGGCCTTGTCTTCGCTGTGTTAGGTGCAAGAAAACACTGACCCCTGGTGGCCACGCAGAG CATGAGGGCAGCCCATACTGCCATGTGCCCTGCTACGGGTACCTTTTTGGACCGAAAGGTGTGAATATTGGAAAGGTGGGCTGTTACATTTATGAGAAAGAAAACGCAGAGAATGAAATGCCAAGTGAACATTAA
- the slc22a7b.1 gene encoding solute carrier family 22 member 7b.1 yields the protein MKFENLLAEVGGFGKYQISIIALLVIPRVTLPFHFLLNNFIAAIPSHHCDISSLDADGILGNLSQEERLTVSIPAEEDGSPASCHMFSYLQFHLLTNSSSSTELPVVECQNGWEYDNSTFKSALATEFDLVCDRKGLNKATATIFFLGVMLGAAIFGWLSDRFGRKRMLMVSYLITILFGVASAMSQSFIMFAIMRFFTGMGITGISIISIVLCVEWADIAHRTIAGVIISFDWSLSTMILPGIAYLVNDWRSLVITVTAPLGLAVITWRWIPESARWLIANGRLEEAHFYLSKCASANNRQQNLRDIKPETLANIIIAEGKGDRKYSYLDLVRSPKMRKLALLTGITWFGVAFTYYGISLNISGFGLNLYLTQFIYGAIELPSKLVAYLSLDRLGRRYSQVGTLITTGVCIGITVLIPRDLWLPRTIISVLGKGFSEASFTCVFLYTTELYPTVLRQNGLGYSSFVGRVGVSLAPLVSLLDEVWLPLPQVLFCIVAVSAGLLALLLSETHNVRLPETIEDIEKTRKRSVCSQHEYQLGTESYKQTK from the exons ATGAAGTTTGAGAACCTGTTGGCTGAGGTTGGGGGGTTTGGAAAATACCAGATCAGTATCATCGCCCTTTTGGTGATTCCAAGAGTCACACTGCCGTTTCACTTCTTGTTAAACAACTTCATTGCTGCCATCCCATCTCATCATTGTGATATCAGCTCTCTGGATGCTGACGGGATCCTTGGGAATCTGAGTCAAGAAGAGAGACTGACTGTCAGTATTCCTGCAGAGGAAGATGGGAGTCCTGCTTCTTGTCACATGTTCTCTTATCTTCAGTTCCACCTGTTGACAAACTCTTCCAGCAGCACAGAACTTCCAGTAGTGGAGTGTCAGAATGGATGGGAGTATGACAACAGTACGTTTAAATCAGCCTTGGCCACTGAG tttgatttggtgtgTGACAGGAAAGGTCTGAATAAAGCCACAGCCACCATCTTCTTTCTTGGTGTGATGTTAGGAGCTGCCATTTTTGGCTGGCTGAGTGACAG GTTTGGTAGGAAACGAATGCTGATGGTGTCTTACCTAATTACCATTTTGTTTGGGGTGGCCAGTGCAATGTCTCAGTCCTTTATCATGTTTGCCATAATGAGGTTCTTCACTGGAATGGGCATTACaggcatcagcatcatctccaTCGTCCTGT GTGTAGAATGGGCTGATATTGCACACAGGACGATTGCTGGCGTCATAATCAGTTTTGATTGGTCACTCAGCACTATGATATTGCCTGGCATTGCTTATCTTGTCAACGACTGGAGGAGTCTGGTCATCACAGTAACCGCTCCTCTCGGACTGGCAGTGATTACGTGGAG ATGGATCCCAGAGTCAGCACGATGGCTCATAGCCAATGGACGACTGGAAGAGGCCCATTTTTACCTGAGCAAATGTGCCTCAGCCAATAACAGACAACAAAACCTCAGAGATATCAAACCAGAG ACCCTTGCCAACATTATAATTGCTGAGGGCAAAGGTGACAGGAAGTACTCGTATCTGGATCTTGTGAGGTCTCCTAAGATGAGAAAACTGGCTCTACTTACTGGGATCACCTG GTTTGGAGTGGCATTCACTTACTATGGCATCAGTTTGAATATCAGTGGTTTTGGGCTGAATTTGTACCTGACCCAGTTTATTTATGGGGCCATAGAGCTGCCATCAAAATTGGTGGCCTATTTGTCTCTTGATAGGCTGGGCCGCAGGTACAGCCAGGTGGGCACGCTGATTACAACAGGGGTCTGCATTGGCATCACTGTCCTCATTCCCAGAG ATTTGTGGCTGCCCCGTACAATCATTTCTGTGCTGGGTAAAGGATTCTCTGAGGCCTCCTTCACATGTGTTTTCCTCTATACCACTGAACTCTACCCAACTGTGTTACG GCAGAATGGACTGGGCTATAGCTCATTTGTGGGTCGTGTTGGTGTTTCTCTTGCACCTCTTGTAAGCCTCCTGGACGAGGTCTGGCTTCCTCTGCCACAGGTCCTGTTTTGCATTGTAGCCGTCAGTGCAGGTCTCCTTGCGCTGCTCCTCTCTGAGACCCACAATGTGCGGCTTCCGGAGACTATTGAGGACATTGAGAAAACTAG GAAAAGATCAGTGTGTTCACAACATGAATATCAGCTTGGAACGGAGTCCTACAAGCAGACAAAGTGA
- the LOC113113705 gene encoding solute carrier family 22 member 7-like isoform X1 gives MKFEDLITEINGFGRFQKMILCISFVGRFTIPCHFLLSNFIAAIPSHHCDISSLDVQGILGNLSREQKLTVSIPAQDGGTPASCHMFSYPQFHLLTNSSSSAELPVVECQNGWEYDNRTFISTLATQYLFILKWDLVCDNKGLNKAVATIFFVGVMFGAAFFGGMSDRFGRKPMLLVSYISGMAFTLASIFSSSFIMFAVLRFFSGFTITGIVIVSTVLNVEWVDIQHRRLVCIIDSMAWAVGSTSLSLIAFCIRDWRWLTVAVTSPLLLSTVLWWWVPESARWLIANGKAEKAHYYLHKCAVMNHKEDVISRIKPEALSIIVTDGGKKNYSYLDLVRTPKMRRLALLTGTIWFCVATMTYGISLNITGFGLNMYLTQFVYGAIEVPSKLMVYYLLEKIGRRKTEAGAQLLAAISLMINIFIPRDQWVGRTVVAVLGKGFAVAAFCTIVLYSSELYPTVLRQNGMGYNSFLARLGVSVAPLVLLLDSFWGHFSQTILCSVALIASLVAWQLPETRDRCLPETIEDVEGTGKNLIKDQDKQEDEEKMTMNEHKEEL, from the exons ATGAAGTTTGAAGATCTAATTACGGAGATCAATGGCTTCGGCAGGTTCCAGAAGATGATTCTTTGCATCAGTTTTGTAGGACGATTCACTATACCGTGTCACTTTTTACTAAGCAACTTCATCGCCGCCATCCCATCTCACCACTGTGATATCAGCTCTCTGGATGTTCAGGGAATCTTGGGGAATCTGAGTCGGGAGCAGAAACTGACTGTCAGTATTCCAGCTCAGGATGGTGGGACTCCTGCTTCTTGCCACATGTTCTCTTATCCTCAGTTTCATCTGTTGACAAACTCCTCCAGCAGCGCAGAACTTCCAGTAGTGGAGTGTCAGAATGGATGGGAGTATGACAACAGAACGTTCATCAGCACTCTCGCCACACAG tatctttttattttaaagtgggaTCTGGTATGTGATAACAAAGGTCTGAATAAAGCTGTGGCCACCATCTTCTTTGTCGGAGTGATGTTTGGAGCAGCTTTTTTTGGAGGCATGAGTGACAg ATTTGGCCGTAAGCCGATGCTGTTGGTGTCCTATATATCAGGAATGGCTTTTACACTGGCCAGCATCTTTTCTTCCTCCTTCATCATGTTTGCAGTGCTGAGATTCTTTAGTGGATTCACCATCACCGGCATCGTTATCGTCTCAACCGTACTCA ATGTGGAGTGGGTGGACATTCAGCACAGGAGGCTTGTATGTATAATTGACAGTATGGCGTGGGCTGTTGGGAGCACCTCATTGTCTCTTATTGCGTTCTGTATCAGAGACTGGAGATGGCTAACAGTGGCTGTCACTTCACCTTTACTGCTATCCACAGTCCTCTGGTG GTGGGTTCCAGAGTCAGCTCGGTGGCTGATAGCTAATGGCAAGGCTGAAAAAGCTCATTATTATCTGCATAAATGTGCTGTCATGAACCACAAGGAGGACGTTATCTCAAGAATCAAACCTGAG GCTCTCTCTATAATAGTTACAGATGGGGGAAAGAAAAATTATTCGTACCTGGACCTCGTCAGAACCCCTAAGATGAGGAGATTGGCTCTGCTCACAGGGACCATATG GTTTTGTGTTGCCACTATGACCTATGGTATAAGTCTCAACATCACAGGCTTTGGACTAAATATGTACCTCACTCAGTTTGTGTATGGAGCCATTGAGGTTCCCTCTAAACTGATGGTATATTACCTGCTGGAGAAGATTGGCAGGCGTAAAACTGAAGCAGGAGCTCAGCTGTTGGCCGCAATCAGCCTTATGATTAACATATTCATACCCAGAG ATCAGTGGGTTGGTCGTACTGTGGTGGCAGTACTGGGTAAAGGTTTTGCAGTTGCTGCTTTTTGTACAATTGTATTATACAGCTCGGAGCTTTACCCGACTGTCCTCAG GCAAAATGGGATGGGCTATAACTCGTTCCTGGCCCGGCTGGGTGTGTCTGTGGCCCCTCTAGTCCTGCTATTGGACAGTTTCTGGGGCCACTTCTCTCAGACCATCCTGTGCTCTGTGGCACTCATTGCTTCTCTGGTGGCCTGGCAGTTACCTGAGACACGAGACAGGTGTCTACCTGAGACTATAGAGGATGTTGAGGGTACTGG GAAAAATCTCATTAAAGATCAAGAcaagcaggaggatgaggagaaAATGACAATGAATGAACACAAGGAGGAGCTCTGA
- the LOC113113705 gene encoding solute carrier family 22 member 7-like isoform X2, with protein MKFEDLITEINGFGRFQKMILCISFVGRFTIPCHFLLSNFIAAIPSHHCDISSLDVQGILGNLSREQKLTVSIPAQDGGTPASCHMFSYPQFHLLTNSSSSAELPVVECQNGWEYDNRTFISTLATQWDLVCDNKGLNKAVATIFFVGVMFGAAFFGGMSDRFGRKPMLLVSYISGMAFTLASIFSSSFIMFAVLRFFSGFTITGIVIVSTVLNVEWVDIQHRRLVCIIDSMAWAVGSTSLSLIAFCIRDWRWLTVAVTSPLLLSTVLWWWVPESARWLIANGKAEKAHYYLHKCAVMNHKEDVISRIKPEALSIIVTDGGKKNYSYLDLVRTPKMRRLALLTGTIWFCVATMTYGISLNITGFGLNMYLTQFVYGAIEVPSKLMVYYLLEKIGRRKTEAGAQLLAAISLMINIFIPRDQWVGRTVVAVLGKGFAVAAFCTIVLYSSELYPTVLRQNGMGYNSFLARLGVSVAPLVLLLDSFWGHFSQTILCSVALIASLVAWQLPETRDRCLPETIEDVEGTGKNLIKDQDKQEDEEKMTMNEHKEEL; from the exons ATGAAGTTTGAAGATCTAATTACGGAGATCAATGGCTTCGGCAGGTTCCAGAAGATGATTCTTTGCATCAGTTTTGTAGGACGATTCACTATACCGTGTCACTTTTTACTAAGCAACTTCATCGCCGCCATCCCATCTCACCACTGTGATATCAGCTCTCTGGATGTTCAGGGAATCTTGGGGAATCTGAGTCGGGAGCAGAAACTGACTGTCAGTATTCCAGCTCAGGATGGTGGGACTCCTGCTTCTTGCCACATGTTCTCTTATCCTCAGTTTCATCTGTTGACAAACTCCTCCAGCAGCGCAGAACTTCCAGTAGTGGAGTGTCAGAATGGATGGGAGTATGACAACAGAACGTTCATCAGCACTCTCGCCACACAG tgggaTCTGGTATGTGATAACAAAGGTCTGAATAAAGCTGTGGCCACCATCTTCTTTGTCGGAGTGATGTTTGGAGCAGCTTTTTTTGGAGGCATGAGTGACAg ATTTGGCCGTAAGCCGATGCTGTTGGTGTCCTATATATCAGGAATGGCTTTTACACTGGCCAGCATCTTTTCTTCCTCCTTCATCATGTTTGCAGTGCTGAGATTCTTTAGTGGATTCACCATCACCGGCATCGTTATCGTCTCAACCGTACTCA ATGTGGAGTGGGTGGACATTCAGCACAGGAGGCTTGTATGTATAATTGACAGTATGGCGTGGGCTGTTGGGAGCACCTCATTGTCTCTTATTGCGTTCTGTATCAGAGACTGGAGATGGCTAACAGTGGCTGTCACTTCACCTTTACTGCTATCCACAGTCCTCTGGTG GTGGGTTCCAGAGTCAGCTCGGTGGCTGATAGCTAATGGCAAGGCTGAAAAAGCTCATTATTATCTGCATAAATGTGCTGTCATGAACCACAAGGAGGACGTTATCTCAAGAATCAAACCTGAG GCTCTCTCTATAATAGTTACAGATGGGGGAAAGAAAAATTATTCGTACCTGGACCTCGTCAGAACCCCTAAGATGAGGAGATTGGCTCTGCTCACAGGGACCATATG GTTTTGTGTTGCCACTATGACCTATGGTATAAGTCTCAACATCACAGGCTTTGGACTAAATATGTACCTCACTCAGTTTGTGTATGGAGCCATTGAGGTTCCCTCTAAACTGATGGTATATTACCTGCTGGAGAAGATTGGCAGGCGTAAAACTGAAGCAGGAGCTCAGCTGTTGGCCGCAATCAGCCTTATGATTAACATATTCATACCCAGAG ATCAGTGGGTTGGTCGTACTGTGGTGGCAGTACTGGGTAAAGGTTTTGCAGTTGCTGCTTTTTGTACAATTGTATTATACAGCTCGGAGCTTTACCCGACTGTCCTCAG GCAAAATGGGATGGGCTATAACTCGTTCCTGGCCCGGCTGGGTGTGTCTGTGGCCCCTCTAGTCCTGCTATTGGACAGTTTCTGGGGCCACTTCTCTCAGACCATCCTGTGCTCTGTGGCACTCATTGCTTCTCTGGTGGCCTGGCAGTTACCTGAGACACGAGACAGGTGTCTACCTGAGACTATAGAGGATGTTGAGGGTACTGG GAAAAATCTCATTAAAGATCAAGAcaagcaggaggatgaggagaaAATGACAATGAATGAACACAAGGAGGAGCTCTGA